A single genomic interval of Hevea brasiliensis isolate MT/VB/25A 57/8 chromosome 4, ASM3005281v1, whole genome shotgun sequence harbors:
- the LOC110633031 gene encoding two-component response regulator ARR2: MNLTKEKKSMSTASSSVGWKAGDVVPDQFPAGLRVLVVDDEPTWLMVLEKMLRNCLYEVTKCNRAETALSLLRENKNGYDIVISDVHMPEMDGFELLEHIGLEMDVPVIMMSADGEKNVVMKGVIRGACDYLIKPVGMEALKNIWQHVVRKKRNVWKHLEQSGSVEEGDRQQKQSEDVDHSSSANAGNRRNSKKRKDEEEDAEERDDTSTLKKPRVVWSVELHQQFVAAVNQLGIDKAVPKKILELMNVPGLTRENVASHLQKYRLYLRRSSGVSQHQNNLNSGFITPQEATYGPLSSLNGLDLQTLAATGQLPAQSLATLQAAGIGRSVVKSRIPMPIVDQRNLFSFEFPKLRIGDGQQQQLSTGKPMNLLHGIPTTLEPKQLANLHHSAQSLGSMNMQVNAHGSQGGQNNSSLMQISQSQSRGQTLNEATGNHVPTLLPSSMAQPILSNPVVGGVLARNGLTENGRGTEYNLVSQSSSMLNFPLNSAAELSNNSFPLGTSPGISSLTSKGVPQEEVSSEIKGSVGFMPSYDIFSDLNQHKSHDWELHNVGMTFNASQQNNSLQSNLDIGPSVLSHQGFSSSRRTGQNSNISAVGKPMFTAGDASERVNAQDVGHFNTFFADNSVRVKSEIVSDANCQINIFPEQFGQEDLMSTLLKQQQQGHIASAENEFDFDGYPLDNMPV; encoded by the exons ATGAATCTTACCAAAGAAAAGAAATCCATGTCAACTGCCAGCTCTAGTGTAGGTTGGAAAGCTGGGGACGTTGTTCCCGATCAGTTTCCGGCAGGTTTAAGGGTCTTAGTTGTTGATGATGAACCAACATGGCTCATGGTTCTGGAGAAGATGCTCAGGAATTGCCTTTATGAAG TTACAAAATGCAATCGCGCTGAGACTGCATTGTCCTTGCTTCGGGAAAACAAAAATGGATATGATATTGTTATAAGTGATGTTCATATGCCAGAAATGGATGGATTTGAACTCCTTGAACACATTGGGCTAGAGATGGATGTGCCTGTTATCA TGATGTCCGCTGATGGTGAGAAAAATGTTGTTATGAAGGGGGTCATCCGTGGTGCTTGTGATTACCTGATTAAACCAGTTGGCATGGAGGCACTGAAGAACATATGGCAGCATGTGGTTCGGAAGAAAAGGAATGTATGGAAGCACTTGGAGCAATCAGGTAGTGTAGAAGAAGGAGATAGACAGCAGAAACAATCTGAGGATGTAGATCACTCATCTTCAGCCAATGCAGGAAATAGGAGAAACTCAAAAAAGAGGAAGGACGAGGAAGAAGATGCAGAGGAAAGGGATGATACTTCTACATTGAAGAAGCCAAGAGTGGTTTGGTCAGTTGAACTACACCAGCAGTTTGTTGCAGCTGTTAATCAACTAGGCATTGACA AGGCTGTCCCAAAGAAAATTCTAGAGTTGATGAATGTTCCTGGGCTCACTAGAGAAAATGTTGCTAGCCACCTCCAG AAATATCGTTTGTATCTCAGAAGATCGAGTGGGGTTTCACAGCACCAGAACAATTTGAACAGTGGTTTTATTACCCCCCAAGAAGCGACTTATGGTCCACTGTCCTCGCTTAATGGACTTGACCTTCAAACTCTTGCTGCTACTGGTCAGCTTCCAGCACAGAGCCTTGCCACGCTCCAAGCAGCTGGGATTGGTCGATCagtagttaagtccagaattccTATGCCCATAGTTGATCAAAGGAACCTTTTCAGCTTTGAATTTCCAAAATTAAGAATTGGAGACGGGCAACAACAACAATTAAGCACTGGCAAGCCTATGAATTTACTTCATGGAATCCCAACAACCTTGGAACCAAAGCAGCTTGCGAATTTGCACCATTCAGCACAATCTCTTGGGAGCATGAATATGCAAGTTAATGCCCATGGTAGTCAGGGTGGTCAGAATAATTCATCACTGATGCAGATCTCTCAATCACAGTCCAGGGGGCAGACACTAAATGAAGCCACTGGCAACCATGTTCCTACTCTCCTCCCATCATCCATGGCACAGCCAATTCTATCTAATCCAGTTGTTGGTGGAGTGTTAGCAAGAAATGGTTTAACTGAGAATGGTAGAGGTACTGAATATAATCTAGTCTCGCAATCATCTTCAATGTTGAATTTCCCCTTGAACAGCGCAGCAGAATTATCAAATAATAGTTTTCCTCTGGGAACTTCTCCGGGGATATCCAGTCTCACATCTAAGGGGGTACCTCAAGAAGAGGTTAGTTCAGAAATAAAAGGATCTGTAGGATTCATGCCAAGTTACGATATTTTTAGTGATTTGAATCAGCACAAATCCCATGATTGGGAATTACATAATGTAGGCATGACCTTCAATGCCTCCCAGCAAAACAACTCTCTGCAAAGCAATCTTGATATTGGGCCATCAGTTTTATCTCATCAAGGGTTTTCTTCAAGCCGAAGGACTGGACAGAACAGTAATATATCTGCTGTAGGCAAACCCATGTTTACAGCTGGGGATGCAAGTGAACGTGTAAATGCACAAGATGTTGGACATTTCAACACTTTTTTTGCAGATAATTCAGTGAGGGTTAAGTCTGAAATTGTTTCTGATGCAAACTGTCAGATTAACATCTTCCCTGAACAATTTGGCCAAGAAGATCTCATGAGCACACTTCTAAAACAG cagcagcagggacatatagcatcagctgaaaatgagTTTGACTTTGACGGGTATCCCCTGGATAACATGCCTGTGTAG
- the LOC110633098 gene encoding protein DEHYDRATION-INDUCED 19 homolog 4, whose amino-acid sequence MASDSWSSRLLTSSRRYFSRSDLYEETDVDEDLKAEFLCPFCAEDFDVVGLYCHIDEEHPVEAKNGVCPVCAKRVGMDIVGHITMQHGNFFKVQRKRRLRKGGSNSAFSLLRKELREGSLQSLLGGSSCYVSSSNTEPDPLLSSFIFNAPSLDEPLNIQPLSSVEAGSVKGSTTEEFRERKVEHSPLSDKDQEEKSQRCEFVQGLLLSAILDDEV is encoded by the exons ATGGCTTCTGATTCGTGGAGCTCTCGCCTATTGACTTCTTCAAGACGCTACTTTTCTCGATCTG ATCTGTACGAGGAAACTGATGTAGACGAGGATTTGAAAGCTGAGTTTTTGTGTCCATTTTGCGCTGAGGATTTCGACGTTGTGGGACTCTATTGTCACATCGACGAGGAGCATCCTGTTGAAGCCAAGAATGGG GTGTGCCCAGTCTGTGCTAAACGGGTGGGAATGGATATTGTTGGCCACATTACTATGCAACATGGCAACTTCTTTAAG GTGCAGCGGAAAAGGAGATTGCGTAAGGGAGGATCTAACTCTGCTTTTTCACTATTGAGGAAAGAGCTGCGAGAAGGAAGTTTACAATCCCTTCTTGGTGGATCTTCCTGCTATGTTTCTTCCTCCAACACAGAACCAGATCCATTGCTTTCATCATTTATATTTAATGCACCTTCTCTGGATGAACCTCTGAATATACAGCCTCTTTCTTCAGTTGAAGCAGGCTCAGTGAAAGGGAGCACGACTGAGGAGTTTCGGGAAAG AAAAGTCGAACATTCACCGCTGTCAGACAAGGACCAAGAGGAGAAATCTCAGAGGTGCGAGTTTGTGCAGGGTCTGTTGCTGTCTGCCATTCTTGATGATGAGGTATGA
- the LOC110633101 gene encoding uncharacterized protein LOC110633101, which produces MSGSGGVSIARARGENRFYVSPAMRKQQQQGSSISKNCTVESEKRTDSDQCGSVSSSSFTSNCYCSVSGRVEGECNSTNLDRFLKYTTPVVPAQYFPKTSIRGWRTREAEYHPYFILGDLWESFKEWSAYGAGVPLLLNGSETVMQYYVPYLSGIQLYIDPSRPSPRLRRPGEDSDAESSKETSSEGSSDYGADRGVKNAVQWNWTQQNVIDANIKSLNRLSLRNKPFRGSSSDECEISKPSGHLVFQYMEHASPFTRQPLADKISVLASQFPELETYRSCDLSPSSWISVAWYPIYRIPMGPTLQNLDACFLTFHSLSTLFQNQNADELHLHGSSVRGVPCADMSFKLPLHTFGLASYKFKVSFWNPNGAYECQKVNSLLRAADNWLKQKQVNHPDFAFFFSHNSNWR; this is translated from the exons ATGTCAGGGTCCGGTGGGGTTTCGATTGCCCGAGCTCGCGGTGAGAACCGATTCTATGTTTCTCCGGCTATGCGAAAGCAGCAGCAGCAGGGGTCGTCGATTTCCAAGAATTGTACGGTGGAGAGCGAGAAGAGAACGGATTCCGATCAATGTGGCTCAGTGTCTTCGTCGTCGTTCACGTCAAATTGTTATTGTTCGGTTTCGGGCCGGGTTGAGGGCGAGTGTAATTCCACGAATTTAGATCGGTTCTTGAAGTACACTACTCCTGTGGTTCCTGCCCAATATTTCCCAAAG ACAAGCATCCGGGGATGGAGAACTCGTGAAGCAGAGTACCACCCATACTTTATACTGGGTGATCTATGGGAATCTTTTAAAGAGTGGAGTGCCTATGGTGCGGGTGTTCCCTTGCTGTTAAATGGAAGTGAAACTGTTATGCAGTACTATGTTCCCTACTTGTCTGGCATTCAGCTGTATATAGACCCATCAAGACCCTCTCCAAGGCTAAG GAGGCCTGGTGAAGATAGTGATGCTGAGTCATCCAAGGAAACCAGTAGTGAGGGTAGCAGTGACTACGGAGCAGATAGAGGAGTAAAGAATGCTGTTCAGTGGAATTGGACCCAGCAAAACGTGATAGATGCAAATATTAAGAGTTTGAATAGACTCTCACTGAGAAATAAACCTTTCAGAGGTTCATCAAGTGATGAATGTGAGATTTCCAAACCTTCAGGTCATCTTGTTTTTCAATACATGGAGCACGCTTCACCATTTACTCGTCAACCATTGGCTGACAAG ATCTCAGTTCTCGCATCTCAGTTTCCAGAACTGGAGACATATAGGAGCTGTGATCTGTCACCTTCAAGTTGGATTTCTGTTGCTTGGTATCCCATATATAGGATCCCCATGGGTCCTACGCTACAGAATCTGGATGCCTGCTTTTTAACCTTCCATTCTTTATCAACACTCTTTCAGA ATCAGAATGCCGATGAGTTGCACCTTCATGGTTCTAGTGTTAGGGGGGTTCCCTGTGCTGATATGTCATTCAAGCTACCTTTGCATACATTTGGTCTGGCTTCCTACAAGTTTAAAGTTTCTTTTTGGAACCCGAATGGAGCTTATGAATGTCAAAAGGTCAATTCCCTGTTACGGGCTGCTGACAACTGGCTTAAGCAAAAGCAAGTAAATCATCCTGATTTTGCGTTCTTTTTCTCGCACAACTCAAACTGGAGATGA
- the LOC110633118 gene encoding major allergen Pru ar 1-like, with product MGVVSYELVVNSPIPPAKLYKALVLDSDILLPKIMPQAIKSVEILEGDGGPGTIKKVTFGEGSQFKYSKHKIEAIDKENLKFSHSVIEGDMLMNVIEKITYEIKFEQSSDGGCICKESSSYYTIGDFELNKDQLKAGKEKALGMFKAVEAYLLANPDAY from the exons ATGGGTGTTGTTTCTTACGAATTGGTTGTCAACTCCCCCATCCCTCCGGCTAAGCTATACAAGGCGTTGGTCCTTGATTCTGACATTCTCCTACCAAAGATTATGCCTCAGGCCATTAAGAGTGTTGAAATCCTTGAAGGAGATGGAGGACCTGGAACCATAAAAAAAGTTACTTTTGGAGAAG GTAGCCAATTTAAGTACTCGAAGCATAAGATCGAAGCCATAGACAAAGAGAACTTAAAATTCAGCCATAGCGTGATTGAAGGTGACATGCTGATGAATGTGATTGAAAAAATCACTTACGAGATCAAGTTCGAGCAATCCTCTGATGGAGGATGCATCTGCAAGGAAAGCAGCAGCTACTATACCATTGGTGACTTTGAGCTTAACAAAGACCAACTTAAGGCTGGCAAAGAGAAGGCCTTAGGAATGTTCAAGGCTGTTGAAGCCTACCTTTTGGCTAATCCCGATGCCTATTAA
- the LOC110633012 gene encoding major allergen Pru ar 1-like, whose product MGVVSYEMLVNSSVPPAKLYKASVLDADVLLPKLVPQAIKSIEILEGDGAPGTITKVTLGEGSQFKYMKHKVDAIDKENFTFSHTVFEGDMLMNVIEKITYDIKFEQSPDGGSICKEGCKYYTIGDYELNIEQLKAAKERRLGLFKAIEAYILANPDTF is encoded by the exons ATGGGTGTTGTTTCCTATGAAATGTTGGTGAATTCCTCCGTCCCTCCTGCTAAGCTGTACAAGGCCTCTGTCCTTGATGCTGACGTTCTCTTACCAAAGCTTGTGCCACAGGCCATTAAGAGTATTGAAATCCTTGAAGGAGATGGAGCGCCTGGAACCATAACAAAAGTTACTCTTGGGGAAG GCAGTCAATTCAAGTATATGAAGCACAAAGTTGATGCGATCGACAAAGAGAACTTCACATTCAGCCACACTGTGTTTGAAGGCGATATGTTGATGAACGTGATTGAAAAAATCACTTACGATATCAAGTTCGAGCAATCCCCTGATGGAGGATCCATCTGCAAGGAGGGTTGCAAGTACTATACCATTGGTGATTATGAGCTTAACATAGAACAACTTAAGGCTGCCAAAGAGAGACGCTTGGGATTGTTCAAGGCTATTGAAGCCTACATCTTGGCAAATCCTGACACTTTCTAA
- the LOC110633020 gene encoding major allergen Pru ar 1-like, giving the protein MGVVTFERKITTSITPARIFKVLVLEADDAIPKILPQVVKSVEILEGDGGPGTIKKTNFAEGSESKFIKTKIEVMDKDNLTHCYSVIGGDQWNDVLEKISYETIVVAAPDGGSIIKTSSKYYPKENYEIIQDQVKAGAQKALEFFKAVEAYLLANPDAFN; this is encoded by the exons ATGGGTGTTGTAACTTTTGAGAGGAAAATTACTACTTCAATCACCCCAGCCAGGATTTTCAAGGTTCTTGTCCTGGAAGCTGACGATGCCATCCCTAAGATTCTGCCTCAGGTCGTTAAGAGTGTGGAGATCCTGGAAGGAGATGGAGGGCCTGGAACGATCAAGAAGACTAACTTTGCAGAAG GTAGCGAATCCAAGTTTATTAAGACCAAAATTGAAGTAATGGACAAAGATAATTTGACGCATTGCTATAGTGTAATTGGAGGCGATCAATGGAATGATGTGCTTGAGAAAATTTCGTATGAGACCATAGTAGTGGCTGCTCCTGATGGAGGATCTATTATCAAAACTAGCAGCAAGTACTACCCCAAAGAAAATTATGAAATCATTCAAGACCAAGTCAAGGCCGGAGCACAGAAGGCATTGGAATTTTTTAAGGCCGTTGAAGCCTATCTCTTGGCTAATCCTGATGCCTTTAATTGA
- the LOC110633103 gene encoding major allergen Pru ar 1, producing MGVLTYETEVATGIPPTKMFKVFVLDADNIIPQILPQAIKSIEILEGNGGPGTIKKTTFAEGNEFKYVKNKIEAIDKDNFTYSYTSIEGEPWIDTLEKVYYEVKIVPSADGGSICKTTSKYYPKGDSEINEALIKAGEEKIMGMFKVIEAYLSANPGAYN from the exons ATGGGTGTTCTGACTTATGAAACGGAGGTTGCTACTGGAATCCCCCCAACCAAGATGTTCAAGGTCTTTGTGCTAGATGCTGACAACATTATCCCTCAGATTCTGCCTCAGGCCATTAAGAGTATAGAGATCCTTGAAGGAAATGGAGGGCCTGGAACTATTAAGAAGACTACCTTTGCAGAAG GTAACGAATTCAAGTATGTGAAGAACAAGATTGAAGCAATAGACAAAGACAATTTCACGTATTCCTACACTTCCATCGAAGGAGAACCATGGATAGACACATTAGAGAAAGTTTATTATGAGGTAAAAATAGTACCATCTGCTGATGGGGGATCCATTTGCAAGACCACAAGCAAGTACTACCCAAAGGGTGATAGTGAGAtcaatgaagcccttatcaaggctGGTGAAGAAAAAATCATGGGAATGTTCAAGGTTATTGAAGCCTATCTCTCGGCAAATCCTGGTGCCTACAACTAA